A stretch of DNA from Nitrosopumilus zosterae:
TTTCATGCATTACTCTGGACATTTCGAAGAAATGAAAAAGATGTTGTAAATCTTTACAATACTCTTTCACCAGTTATGCAGCTTGCAACAGGTGGTTCTATGCTTAATTTTGGTTATTGGTCATCATGTAATGTAGATCCTATCTCAGCTCAAAATAACCTGTGTTTGATTTTTGGAGATTTAGCTGAATTGTCTTCTGCAAAACATGTAGTAGATGTTGGAAGCGGTTTGTCTGCTCCATCAAAATTATGGGGAGATGTTTTTCCAAATTTGGAGTTGTATGATGTAAACATTAATTTCAACCAACTAATTTCTTCTGGAACACAAAAAAACATCGATCTCTTAAACGCTACTTCTACAAAATTGCCATTTGCTAATAACTCCATTGATCGTGTGCTGGCATTGGAATCTGCACAACACTTCCGTCCTTTATCTGATTTTATCTGTGAATCAAAAAGAATATTGCGCACATCTGGATTACTTGTAATTGCAATTCCTATCACAACTGGAAATTCATCATTTGGAAAATTGGGAGTTTTGAAATTTACTTGGTCCTCTGAACACTATAGTTTGGATTACTTGAAAAATCTACTTAGAGACGCTGGATTTTCGATTTCTGATGAAAAATACATTGGTTCCGATGTTTATCCTCCTTTGACGAATTATTATCTGGAAAATAGAGAACGATTGAAAAAATTGATTTTAGAAAATTACCCCAAATATGTGGAACAAATTCTTTTCAAATCTCTTTTAAAAATGAAACAAGCATCTGAAGATAAAATAATTGATTATGTTTTATTAAAATGTCATCTGTGATTATACTTTGATGATGTTTCGAGAAATTAGATTTTCAATAGCTCGTAAATACTCTTCTTCTGGAATCCTTTTATCTAGTAGCCACGCTGTTGTTTTTTTCAACCAATCTGGAATTTTTATCTGATGTTCCTCTACGTTATATTTGGAATCAAAAAAGTTAGTATCAGTGATTTTTGTTTTCTCCCCTACTGATAACACAGTTGTTTCATGATGTTCATACAGAAATACCAACCCCGTATTTTTGTCAATCACTTTGGTATTCTGACCAGTTGTATCAGTTGCATACCATGATTGTTTCATCTGATTTTCAAAAATATGGGTGGTCTCACTCACAATTTTTAAATTATTTGAAATCTTGTCTCCTAAACTAATCTGAGTTGGGATGACAAATTCATAATATTTGCAACATTCATCATTTTTGATAAGCCCATTTTTCTCTAATGTGATTTCTTCTTTTATTTTTCCTTCATCCGAAGTTTTTTCTACAGTTAGTGTGATTTCCTCATTGATAATTGATTTCACTGTGTGTTTAATTGTTGAGATGTTTCCAAACTTATCAAAATGGGAATACTTGATAAAATCTCCTTCTTTCATACATATCTCGTCACCGTCACAATTTTTTTCAATAAAATCTAATTTTAAAATTCCTGCTTCTAACATTGTTCTAACAACGTATGCAAAACCAACATCTTGATTTTCTCCATTGACCCATAACCTTGCCTCTCTTTTTGCCCAATCAGGAATTATGTCTGAAATAACTATGTGTCTATCTTTAATGTAACTTGAATCTCCAAGATATTTTTCAATTTCAGCAATTAATACAACATTTCTTGCCTCGTGAGTACTATTCCATGCCACATGATTGTATAAAATTGCACATGCTCTCAGATTTGGAAACTGTGGGTGCTGTAATGTTAAATCGTAAATGCCAAGTAATTGATATTCTTCATAAAAAAACTCACAAAATTTTAGGATATCCTTTGTGGTGGTTATCTCAAAATCAGGTGTGTGAGCAAAAGCACTTTGAGCATTAAAACTAAAAATTATACAAATTCCTAAAATTCCCCAAATTACTGTTTTCAATAACGAACTATCTCTTACTTTTGCTTATTAATTTCGTGTAACAAATTCTTAAACATGAAGACCAATTTGGAATTTTGCTGTGGTCTGGTTTATGTTTCTTGGAATTGACTAGGTTTTTATTTTTGATGTCATAACTAATATTACAATGTTAAAACCTGATGTTGCTTTGAAATTATATGGTGAAAAGTGTGATGAATTGCTTCGTGAAGAGGAGATTCGATTTGCAGGCATTGTTGATAAAGATGGTCAACTAATAGCTGGTGGATTTAAGGAAGGACTTGTTCCTCATGAAGGTGATGAGACAAGATTGCAGTCTTTTCTGGAGTTCGTTTCAAAAGCATCTATTCGTAAAGAATATGATGAAAGTTTGGGACCAATTAATTATCTTGCGGCAAGACGTGACAAGGCAGTTTTGGTAAGCTTTCCATTCCCGATCACACAAATTCTTTTGTTGATTTCAGCTGAACCCACTACTAATATTGAAACTTTGGCAAAAAAAGTCGTTGAAATATTCACCGACGTTACTTAAAACTACCATCTATATCTGTAGAATTGTTTAATTATATCTGATCGAATTATCATTCAAATATGAAATATCTTTTTATGTTATTTTCACTACTGTTGCTTGCACCACTAAGTTTGACTTCCGCCCATGCAACTGTGAATAATTTCACTACTGATAAAACACTGTATCATCTGGGCGACTCTATGAAAATCTCTGGAAATGTTGATGTTGATCCTGCAATTCCAACAATTATAGTCCAAATTATCACTCCCAGCGGAAATGGCTTGGCTCATATTGACAGTATCATCCCAAAAGCTGATGGCACATTCACAAAAACTATTCACACGGGTGGTCCGACTTGGAACGAAAATGGGAAATATGTCATAAAAATCTCCTATGGTGGAAATCTTGAAAAATCGATTGATTATGAAAACACCTCAAGCAGTTCTCAATCAACCGTGTCTCAATCGAATCCTTCTCTTCCTTCACCTGAACAAAAACTCGATATTCCCTCTGATGATGTATCTGATGTTTCCTTTACAGAAAACCCCAAAATGAGAATTTTTGGATTTCCTGCTTTTGATAAATCTCCGCAATACTATATTGACAGGTATAACACTGAACCTCAATATCGCTCTTGGTTTGATTCCCAATTTCCATTTTACGAAATTGATGCCGTTGTAGGTTACAGCCCTACTCATATTGAAAATTTTCCCTCCTATGATGCATCTCCGCAATACTATATTGACAGGTATAACACTGAACCTCAATATCGCTCTTGGTTTGATTCCCAATTTCCTGAAAAAACAATTTATGATGTCTTGGGATTTTCTACACATATCCCAGACTGGATTAAGACATATGCTAAAAATTGGGCTACTGGCGAAATATCTGATTCAGAATTCATGACTGGATTAGATTTTATGTTACAAAATAAAATAATTGTAATTCCAAACATCGATTATGCCCATTCTACATTTGACAATGTACCTTCGTGGTTTAGAAATATTTCTCATTGGTGGGCAAATGATTTAATCTCTCAACAAGAGTTTATCAATTCAATCAAATTCCTTATTCAAAATGATATCATCTTACTTGAATAGTTTAGAATGGTTTTAATCCTGTGATGATTAAAAAATAATATGAAAGCAACATTTGGTGCTGGATGTTTTTGGCATGTTGAAGATTTGTTTAATAAAACTAAAGGGATCAAATCTACACATGTGGGGTATATTGGTGGTCAACTACCTAATCCAACTTATGAGGAAGTATGTACTGATCAAACAGGACATGCAGAAGCTGTTGAAGTAGAATTTGACCCAGATGAAATATCTTATGAAGAACTTTTAGATGTGTTTTGGAATAATCATAATCCTACTACTTTGAATCGTCAGGGACCTGATGTTGGACATCAATATCGTTCAGCAATTTTTGTTCATAATGAAGAACAAAAAAAAATTGCAGAAAAATCAAAACAAGATCTTGAAAAGTCAGGTAGGTTTGAAAACCCTGTTGTAACTGAAATTGTTCCGGCTCCCACATTTTACAAAGCTGAAGAATACCATCAAAAATATTTCAAAAAACACGGATTTTCTTAAAACTATTTTACTATCACAACTGGAATCTTGGACGTATGAATCACATAGTTTGATGTACTTCCAAAAAACATTTCTTTAGTTGAACTTCTTCCACGTGATCCAATGACTATTATGTCAAATTTCTCTTTCCCGTGCGCCAATTTTATGATGTTGTATCCTGTTTCTCCTCTCATTATTTTTTCTTTGAATACAATTCCGTTTTGTGCTGCTAAAACTTTGGCATCTTCCATGATTTTTTTCACTTCCCTATTTAGAGCCTTTTCGACTGAGCCTATTCCTCTGAATTCCGAATGAGGTGGCGCATAAATAGAATAAACTCCAGTAATAATCGCACCACTTTGTCTGGCCAAAGTAATCGCCATCTCCAATCCTCTAATTGAGTTTTTTGAACCGTCTAACGGCACTAAAATTTTTGAAATTTTCTTTTGTATCACATAGAATCAAATATTTTTGAACTTAAAAAAGCTAATCCATATCGTTTATTTCAAATTTAAATCCTAAAAAGCGCATGATCGCAATTTTCATTAAATTTATCTAGTGATTTTGATGAGCAACGGCAGTGGAAGAAAAATTTCTTCAAATTGATGAAAATAAGATTCGGTATCTGGAATCTGGAGATTCTCAAAAAACTCTTGTTCTTGTTCATGGTTTGGGAGCATCTGCTGAACGATGGAATAAAGTAATCCCAATTTTTGCAAAAAACTATCGTGTATTGGTTCCTGATCTAATTGGATTTGGTTACAGTGATAAGCCTTTAGTAGATTATACTCCTGATTTCTTTTCAGATTTTTTAAAAAAATTTTTTAATGCAACGCACATTGATCGCGCAAGTGTGGTGGGTTCTTCATTAGGAGGACAAATATCTGCAGAATTTACAATATCCAATCCTCATAATGTTGAGAAGCTAGTCCTTACATCTCCATCGGGAGTCATGGAGCATTCTACCCCCGCACTTGATGCATACATAATGGCTGCATTATATCCAAATGAAATAAACGCAAAAAAAGCATTTGAACTAATGGAAGGATCTGGAGAAGAGGTTCCTGAAGATGTTGTTCATGATTTTGTAGAACGAATGAAATTACCTAATGCAAAACTAGCTTTCATGTCTACTATTTTGGGATTGAAAAATTCCAAATTACCTGCTTCGAAACTTGAATCTATAACTAACCCGACTTTACTTATTTGGGGAGTTGATGATCCAGTTATTCCAATTGAAAATTCTGATGCTTTTGTTTCTAAAATTCAAGGATGCCGTCTTTTTAAAATCGATAAATGCGGTCACACTCCATACGTGCAAAAACCTAATATTTTTTCTAGCAAAGTTTTAGAATTCCTTGATGATCCTTAGATCATTTAAATATAAGTTGTTTCCAATAATTACCTATGAATGGTAATCAAAACCTATACGATCCTAGTGAGATGTTCAAATCTTGGATCCAAAAAAGTGGACGTGCTCAAGCAGAATTCATAAAAAATTTTGGTGCATTGATGACAAATCAACCTGGTCAAACATTCAATCCATTGGAAACTCTAAAGGGAGTTTCTGAAAGTACTAGAAAAGCTCAATCTGACATTATGGAAAATGTGGCCTCAATGCAAAACAAAAGCATGGATACCATGTTTAACATTGGACAAATGCTTCCATCCTTTATGAATTGGGGTGCATACAAAACCACCCTTAGTAGTAATGGACGAATTTCAATTCCTGAAGCTGAACGCAATGCACTTGGATTGAGTGACGGTGACTTGGTTCAAGTTATCATCCTACCAATTGCAAAAAAATCAAAAAATAAGGAGGTGAAACAATGAGTAAAAACGAAACAACCGGAAATTCAAAAGATCTATTTTCTGCATATCAAGAAAATATAGATAAAATCTTCAATGGTATCAAACAATCAGTACCACAGTATCATCAATCAATTACTAACGTACAACAGGAATACCTACAAGCATATGAAAACATAGTAGATTCAACCATCACACTACAAAAAGAATATGTAAAGAAAGCAGGTATTGCAGCAAACATTCCTGAAACAACACTAAAAGTGATTCATGATACCACTGAAGAATTTGTAAAGGCAACTTCTATACAGAATCAAGTAGCACTTGCAACTATCGATGCAACACAACAAAACATCAAAACATTCAACGATAACGCAAAGTCTTTTGCTGATCTGAACAGAAATATTCTACAATCATGGATTTCTGTATTCACTACAAAGAATAACTAGAAAGAATTTTTTTTCTTCTTTTTCCTTTTTATGATCTTTCAGCTAACCATTGTCCAAGCTCTGGTAATACCTTCTTTTGTGACAATGAACTGGCAATCATTCCTACATGACCTGTTGGATACATTCTAAGTGTTTTATCTTCACTTCCAATAGCATAATGCAAAGGCATGCTGCATTCAGGTGATACTAGATGATCTCCTACTGCAACTTGTGTAAATACAGGCATATTGATTTTTTTTAAATCAATTCTTTGTCCCTGTATGTACATCTTGTTTTGAATCAACAGGTTGTCTTGATAGATGTCTTTAATCCACTGTTTGAATAATTCTCCTGGAATTGGCGGTGTATCTCCTAACCATTTTTCAACCCTTAGAAAATTGTCTACAAATTGCTTGTTATCTATATTTTTAAAAAATTTGACATATTTTTCTATTCCCTGTTCAAATGGTTTAAGAACTGAAAAACAATAATACATGAATTCTGGAGGCATGTTCCCAATAATTTCAACCATTTTATCTACATCCATATGCTTTGCAAGATTACTGATTACGGTGGTATCTCGCCATCCGTCAATTACCGGTGCAGTAGCAATGTAGTTTCTTACACTCTCTGGATGCAATGATGTGTATGCCGTAGCAATTGTTGCTCCAGTACAATATCCTTGCAATGAAATTTTTTCATTTGATGACTCATTTTTGATATATTCTACATAGGAATCCAAGTATCCGTTCACATAATCATCAAAATCAAGATACTTGTCCATACTAGTTGGTGTTCCCCAATCTAACATGTATACGTCAAATCCTTGCTGAAGTAAATTTCTCACCCAACTTTTTTCTGGTTGAATATCTAGTATGTGATATCTGTTAATCAATGCATATGAAATCAATAATGGTGTTTTATGTTGTACATCCGTAATTGATCTATAATGAATCAATCTTGTTTTGTCCATCTCTTGTACAATATCGTGAGGAGTGACTTCTAAAACAATCTCGTCTGGGGCCGATACTAATTTTGGTGCATTTATCACATTCTTACTGAATTTTAAAATCTCTTCAATAATTTTTGGATCAATCTTTGACTCACTTTGCATTTTTCTTCATCTCTCTTTTCTTTAATTCTAATTCTAATCTTCCAACTCTCTTTTTTAATGAATGAATTTCTTTGTATACCTCGTCTATTTCTTCCTTACTTGGCAGATTGACTGATTGTAAAATTACATTTGATATGTTATTCCAATGCTTGGTTAATTCAAGTTCTTTTGATACGAGTTTACCGTAATTCTCTCCAAACTTTGCAGAATCAAATAATTCTGTAAAATCATTATCAAATATATCAATCCATATTCTTTTGAATGCTTCTATTTGTTCAATATCTTGAGGAACTTCTGGGGCTTTTAGATTTACTTTTTTTTGAGCAACTCCCCAAGCTTCTGATAACTGCTTATAGTATTCTGTAAGATATTTGTTAAATTCCATTAAATCTTCATTGATTTCGATTAACTCCGTTGAAATTTTCTTAGAGTTTGAAGCGAATGCTCGCATTGGACCAATTGATGTTAGAGCTTGAGGTTTACTTGCCATTAAGTGCATTATGTCTGTCCAGAATAATGAAAGGTGCTTGAATTGATCTGACATTTCTTTACTTATTTCCGCTTTGTCCTTAGTTTGTTCTGGCTGCATAGATATCCATAATCACAGATCGCAATAAATAGATCGATTATAAATTTAGACTAATGGATAATGCAGAAGAACTTGAAAAAATCTGCCAAAAAATCCTGAAATTAGATCCTATGATGCGTTCAGCCAGAATCATTAACAGCCGGGGTCATCTTGTGGCTGGTGGAATGAAAAAAGGCATATTTTCACTTGAGGCTCAAAAGCAAGACGAAATGATGTTTATGGAACTTGCACTTCGCGTTAGAATGAGGCGAGAGTTTGATCACGAATTTGGTGAAGTTCATTTCTCAATGTCTTACAGAGAAAAAGTAATTGTAATGAGTTTTCCCCTAAATAATGATGATGTGTTACTGCTATCATGTGAAAAAAATACTGATTTTGGAAAACTTCCCTTTAAAGTTCTTAAAATAATTAAACCACTAAAAAAATCTCCGACAAAAACCTTCTAGGCATAAGTTCTTAATTTGTTATTTTCTAATTATTATCATGACTTTAAAACAAAATGTAGATTGGAATGAAATTGAATCATTGGTAAACATACTCTCAAAAAAAATTACGAAACTATCACGTACTTTTTCTACTATCACCACTATTGGTAGGGGTGGCTTAGTTCCTTCCCGATTATTGGCAGATCGTCTTGGGATTGAAAAGATTCTAGTTGATAAAAATAAAATTTCGTCTGATTCTCTCTTTGTTGACGATATCTTTGATACTGGCGATACTTTTACCAATATTATCCCAAAGGTAGATAATCCATCAAAACTTGTTTTTGCAACATTATTTGCAAGGCGTGGAAAAAAATACCCATCACAGTTAATCTATGCTAAAAAGACAGACAATTCTGCATATGTTGTTTTTCCTTGGGATAGATTTGAGTTTAAACGATCACAGAATTAATTCATACACTGAGGGATATTTCCCTCATGTCTTTTTTTGTAATCTGTAATCAATTCTTTTCTTATTTCTTCAAAATTCTCTTCTTCTCTAAATCTAACTCTGGTTGCTTTTGAAACACATTTTTGTTCTAATGCTTCTGATATTGATTTTTTCATGTTGTGTGAGCCTCCAATTAATAATATTTTCATGGCTGCATGCATCATATAGACTCCTGGTTTTTCCGGAATTTCTAAAAGAACTTGTTGATTACAATCTAGCCAATCAGACCATTCATTCTCTAACATTTCAATCATTGAGCATTTTTCTTAATCCTGCACATCTGTTTCTTATGGTGACTTCTGTTACTCCTGATGCTACAGAGATATCTTTCTGGGATTTTACTTCCCCTGTACTAATACAAGCTAGATAAAGCGCTGCTGCTGCAATTCCCATTGGATCTTTTCCTGCAACCATGCCTATTTTTTTTGCTTGATTTAAAATTTCAATTGCCTTTCGTTTGCTTTTCTCACTTAATTCTGCAATGCTTGCAATTCTGGACACTCCTTTAACAGGATCCACTACCGGCATTTTCAATTCCAATTCTCTGAAAATTAATCTATAGCATCTGGCAACATCTTTTCTTCTTATGTTGATTCCTTTTGCAATATCATCTAATGTTCTAGGCGTTTCTGTGTTTCTACATGATGCATAAAGACATGCTGCAACTAATCCTTGAATTGAACGGCCTCGAACTAGTTTTCTCTCCATTGCTTTTCTGTAAATATAAGCCGCCTTTTCAACTACTGCATCAGTTAATGCAAGTTTGTCTTTTAATTTATCCATTTCATTGAGGGCTTGTCTTAGATTTCTGTCTGCAGATGAATGTGCTTGTGTTCTACTATCCCAAGTTCTGAGTCTTTCAATTGAACTCTTTACACTGGCAGATAATGGCTTTCCTGTAGAATCTTTGTTAGCTGCGCCAATTACTGTGGATAATCCCATATCGTGCATTGTTAATGATGTTCCTGCTCCCACTCTGGTTCTATTTGTCTCATCATTTGAAAATGAACGCCATTCTGCACCTGTATCTGCAATTTTGTCAGTAACTACAATTCCACATTTACTACAAAACAATTCACCTGTATCTTGATCAGTGACCATTTTTTTATTTCCGCAAGATGGGCATTTTGGTCCTGAGATCATTGTATTTTTAAGCATAATGGATTGATTTGAACAATTACCTTATTATTCATTTTACCTAATTTCTACGGGTTAATTGTGTGTAGGTTAAGCTAATACTTGTTCTAATATTTTAGAACATAATTGTATTTTTTCAAAATTAACTCAACAAACAATATGCATATGATGGTGAATAAGATGGATACATTATGTTTCCTTGATCTGTTGTATGCTTCAGACCTATTGAATGTCCCAATTCATGTGTCATTATAGTTTCAACACTTTTCACATCATACAATTGAAAACTTCCATCACAATTGTAATCTCCTAATGTTACCTCTACAACTCCCTTTCCAAGATGTGCGTGCCCTAAAACACCTTGTCCTATGTCTCTGACTACCCATGTTACCCATACATTTGCATTTTGTTTTTGGTTTGTTATTTCAAATTTTATTTTTGCTTTTTCATTGTTTGTATTTAATTCCTGTTTCTCCCAAAATGCTAAAGAATTTTGTAATGTGTTAACATGATCTAATGGCAATCCTGTTGGCTGTTCATTGACGAACACCTTGTACAAAATTATGTATGTGTCATCAATTATCTCATATGTGGGATCTGGGAAATTACTTGAGGCCTTTTTAACTTCTGCCTCAAAATTCCATTTGATGTAGTCTCTTAGAAATTTCTTAATTACATCTTTACTTGGATTTGGAAATTCTATGTATCTTTTTTCTTTGGAAATATTATTTGATATGTCTCTTAGATATTTCTCGAACAAATAATATTCATGCTCTATTTGTTCCTGTGATTTTTTATTTTCATCTTGCATGTTTACTATGATTATTCCTTGTTTAATCATATATTGAATTCCCAAAACAAATGCCTCATCATCTATTTCTCCATCTGCCCACCATCCTGCATTATTTTTCACCCATTCTGGAATTTCATCTGATACATTTTGTGTTTCTACTGGTGGAATTTGTATTATTTTATTGTCTATGAGATATAGTAATGCAGAAACAAACTCTGCATCATCAATATTTTCTTCAGACCACCATTTTGCTATTGGCTTTACCCATTCTGGAATTGATGTTATGTATTCTTTCTCTAAACCTTTTGGCTTTTCTGTTGGTGCGTAAGGATATTTTGAAATCACTTTGTCAATGAATTCTTTATAATTTTTAATCACAACACTATTTGGTTTTTCATTATATGCTCTATTGATATATGAAATAGATTCTTGATACTCTCCTAGGTTGCCAAATCCAACCCCCATACCTGTTAATGCAAGGGCATCGTCTGGAGAATGTTGCAAAACTCTGAAAAATTGTTTTAATGAATTTGTGTGATCCTCAAGATTGCTTTGTGCTATACCTTTCATCTTTAAGGTGGAAATATTGTTGGGGGCAATTTCCAAAACCTCATCATAGATTGTTATGGCTTGCTTATAGTTTCCTTTGACAAAAAGATCTGTTGCTTGATTAAACATTGCCTCTGCCTCTTTTCCTGTTTGAGCAAAAGCGTCTTCTGTGAGAATTATTGAACTTAATAAAATTATGACTAGGAAATATCTTGTTGTCATTGTATTGTTTTTCATGTGTGTCGTTTTAGATATAATCTATTTCTATCTTATACCCTGTAATCCCTATTTTAATAGTTAATTTAAGAAAATCTTTAATTTATTCACCGTGCCGAATTTTATATTGGCAAAAGTTGGAGCTGGCGAAATAATCTATGATTTACGAAAAAAAATACAGGACATCAGATCTGATTTGAATCAATTAGGTGTATCTCCCTCTGAAATTCCTGAACTGATTATGTCTGCAAACTTGTTACGCTCAAATGAATTTTTATCTAAAACAAATGAAAAGCAATCTGAATTAATCTCTGCTTATGAGCAATATTCTGAATCTTTAGAAGAGATGCTTTCATCTGTTTTTGAGATACAAAAAGATCTTAAAGATATACTCAAAGAGCAGTCTTTGATGATTTCTCAAAAAAAGACTCCAGCCAAAAAGACCTCTAAAACAAAAAAGACTAAAAAATAATCTTATTTTGATAAATGAATAATATCCCCTGCAATTATTTTACTTATTTTGTTTTTCTCTGATACGATTAATGCTCCATCGTCATCAATTTTTATTGCATCTCCTTTAATTTTGCCTTCAACTGTATTTAGTTCTACTTTTTTACCGATTGTTGATGATCTTTTTGTCCATTCTGCAATGATATTTTTTGTTTGTTTTGAATTAAGTAATTCATAAATTTTTTCTAATTCTACCAAAAATGTCTGAATCAGTACTTTTGGCTTTACTTTCATTTTTTGCTCGTTTAATGACGCTACTCCGTAAAAATTGGATGTCCCTTTTAGAGTTTTTTCAATTTGTTTTGTATCTACGTCAAAATTTATCCCAACTCCTAAAACTAAGCTTTCGATTTTGTTTGATTCCAAAGACACATCAACTAGCATACCTGCAACTTTCTTCCCTTTAATTGTCAAATCATTAGGCCATTTTAATTCAGGTGAAATTTTGAATGTTTTTTCAATGGCATAAGATAATGCAAGTGATGATGCTATTGGAAATAATGTTGTGATAGAAATATCAAATTTTGGTTGTAATATTATTGAAAACCAAATACCTCCTTTTGGTGAAATCCACTTTCTACCTAATCTACCTTTTCCTCCTGTTTGTTTTGCTGCAATAATTATTGTGCCGTCATTTACAGACTCTTCTGACATTTTTAATGCTTGATTTTGAGTAGAGTCTATTGAATCAAAATAATATGCTTTCTTCCCTATCTTTTTTGTTTTTAATCCTGCAGTAATTTCCCATGGTAAAAGAGCGTCTGAATTTGATGTAAGCTTGTAGCCTAACTTTTGTTTTGATTCTACCGTATATCCTAACTCTTGAATTTTTTTGATGTGCTTCCATACTGCTACTCTGCTGATTCTTAGAACATCACTCAAATCTTGACCTGATAAATATTCTGTATTATGTGTCTGCAAAAATGTGAGTACCTTTACTAATCCTGGACTGTCAAACGAATTGTAAATCAATTAACGTCTTTTTTTAATATCGAGTATAAAATATGAACTAGAATCCAATATCGATGTCGAATCCACCATCATCGGCCCCTCCGTCCATACTTCCATCATCCATTCCTGTGTCAGCCCCTTCTGGCATACTTTCTGCTGGAACATAATCTGACATTGCCATTCCCATCATACTGAACATCATTGAAAACATCACCATGTCCATTACTCCAAAGAACATCATTGTTGGTAAAAACGACTTGTTTTCTTCCATACACTCCTTCATTTTTTCTTTGTCTCCTGTTTTGTAAATTTGAGACATTTGATTCCATTTTGTTTGTAATTC
This window harbors:
- a CDS encoding transcription initiation factor IIB; this encodes MLKNTMISGPKCPSCGNKKMVTDQDTGELFCSKCGIVVTDKIADTGAEWRSFSNDETNRTRVGAGTSLTMHDMGLSTVIGAANKDSTGKPLSASVKSSIERLRTWDSRTQAHSSADRNLRQALNEMDKLKDKLALTDAVVEKAAYIYRKAMERKLVRGRSIQGLVAACLYASCRNTETPRTLDDIAKGINIRRKDVARCYRLIFRELELKMPVVDPVKGVSRIASIAELSEKSKRKAIEILNQAKKIGMVAGKDPMGIAAAALYLACISTGEVKSQKDISVASGVTEVTIRNRCAGLRKMLND
- a CDS encoding M57 family metalloprotease produces the protein MTTRYFLVIILLSSIILTEDAFAQTGKEAEAMFNQATDLFVKGNYKQAITIYDEVLEIAPNNISTLKMKGIAQSNLEDHTNSLKQFFRVLQHSPDDALALTGMGVGFGNLGEYQESISYINRAYNEKPNSVVIKNYKEFIDKVISKYPYAPTEKPKGLEKEYITSIPEWVKPIAKWWSEENIDDAEFVSALLYLIDNKIIQIPPVETQNVSDEIPEWVKNNAGWWADGEIDDEAFVLGIQYMIKQGIIIVNMQDENKKSQEQIEHEYYLFEKYLRDISNNISKEKRYIEFPNPSKDVIKKFLRDYIKWNFEAEVKKASSNFPDPTYEIIDDTYIILYKVFVNEQPTGLPLDHVNTLQNSLAFWEKQELNTNNEKAKIKFEITNQKQNANVWVTWVVRDIGQGVLGHAHLGKGVVEVTLGDYNCDGSFQLYDVKSVETIMTHELGHSIGLKHTTDQGNIMYPSYSPSYAYCLLS
- a CDS encoding biotin--[acetyl-CoA-carboxylase] ligase, with protein sequence MIYNSFDSPGLVKVLTFLQTHNTEYLSGQDLSDVLRISRVAVWKHIKKIQELGYTVESKQKLGYKLTSNSDALLPWEITAGLKTKKIGKKAYYFDSIDSTQNQALKMSEESVNDGTIIIAAKQTGGKGRLGRKWISPKGGIWFSIILQPKFDISITTLFPIASSLALSYAIEKTFKISPELKWPNDLTIKGKKVAGMLVDVSLESNKIESLVLGVGINFDVDTKQIEKTLKGTSNFYGVASLNEQKMKVKPKVLIQTFLVELEKIYELLNSKQTKNIIAEWTKRSSTIGKKVELNTVEGKIKGDAIKIDDDGALIVSEKNKISKIIAGDIIHLSK